From the Trifolium pratense cultivar HEN17-A07 linkage group LG4, ARS_RC_1.1, whole genome shotgun sequence genome, the window AAGTTCGCTAGATACCTCGCCTCCTCCGAGCCTTCCGGAAAACAACCACCATTAGGGTGGTCTTGGAGGCAAAAGTCACAACGCTCGCTTTCAATCTTTCCAACCGGAGGGGTCTGAACTTTGGAATTGGAAATGAGTTTCATCATGGCCTCCATTTGGCTTGTCATCAACTTTTGTTGGGCCAAAAGGGCAGCTTGTGTGTCTAACTCAAGTATGTCTCCCTTCTTCTTTGCTCCGCGATCGTTTTGAGCGCGGTATTCATTTTGAGACATGCTTTCAACCAATTCCCTTACCTCTCcttcgtcacggttcttcaaaGAGCCACCAGCTGAGGCATCCAAGATCATTCGCGTTTGTGGCCTCAACCCTTGCGTAAACATCTGCATTTGATTGTGACTATCGAATCCATGATTCGGACACCGTTTCAAGCACACCTTGAATCTTTCCCATGCATCATAAAGCATCTCGTTGTCGCCCTGTTCAAAGTTACTTATCTCGGCTCTTCTCTCCAAGAACTTGTGGATAGGAAAGTACCTATCAAGAAATTTTCTCTCTAGCTGCCTCCATGTTGCAATTGTTCCGGATGGGATGGTGTCTAGCCAATCCTTGGCTCTACCGGTCAACGAGTGCTTGAAGAGCCGAAGTCTCTTATCGGATTCGCTTACGCCGGGCGGATCCATGTAATCACACGCCTCATAGAAATGGGAGAGGTGTAGATTAGGGCATTGAGACTCGGAACCCGAACACGGATTCTCTTTTAGAGCGGAGAGAACCGTATTCTTAATATCGAATGACACCGGATTGGCCGGTTGAAAGCCCTGATTTGCCAACACATCATCGTCCCTCCTACCGTAATCTCCCAAAGTCCTTctaggaggaggaggaggtggaGGAGGATTGTCTACCGGAACCTCTTGTTCATCCATGACAGCAAAGTTCAGTTCTTCACTAACACTTGAGCTTGCTTCCACTCTAGAAGCCAACAACGCTTCTCTCGCTTTCTTCCTATTAGCACGTGCAGTTTTCTCGATCTCGGGATCAAAGCTTAGGTCACTAGCACCTGTTttccgcatgcacaatgaacAAACGAGTAGCAAAGCTCTTGACAGAAAAATTAAACCagaaaaaatgtaaacaaaaacTGAAAAGTATACACTATTACTTTGTAGAATTGATCAACAATCctcggcaacggcgccaaaaacttgattgacttttcgcaagtgcacgaataCGTCGTCAAGTAATACAAAAGATATCGATCCCACAAGGATTGTGTCTATTCTAACAATGCAATTGTGTCTAAACATAAACTGAAATTTAAAGACATTGATTGGGGATGAATTAATCGAAGTGATTTCAAAGATttctttttcaaagtgtttaaACCGATTGGGGATCCTTCGGTTCGTTCACTCGCACAACAATGCAATTTCACTCACAACGTTTCCGAATCAAGATTTAAGGTCGAATTATAAGTAATCAAGCCCAATTTCTTGTGACTTGATCCTCTCAATTCACCACAACTCCTAATCTCTTAGGCCGTTCATGGTGAATTGAGGTTTTCCAATTCCTAATTCCATGACCATGACTAACAACATCTAATCTCTTAGCATGTTCACTAATCATTCAATTCATTCTTTAGACAAGTGATCAATCCTCACTCTCATGATAGAATTAACCACACAAATCAATACTTAAGCTATCAAAGGAAAGTATGCATTAAACTCAGAACTAAATTGATTAAAAACTTGATTCATTAACATAAGTGAGTTACAAATTACATAGTGATTGAGCAAGCTTACCTAAGACCCCCAATCAAGGGGTCTAGCCTCTCATTCTAAGCAAAGAAGAAAGGATCCACGCCATTTGCTTCTTTTGCTCGTGCCACACTCAATCTCAATATCTCAAGTATCTCTTTGGTTTTGATCAAGATTATTACAAATTCCTAGAGTTTTCACCTTAAAAATCACTTAAATTCATGTAATGATGAGGTGTCATCAAGGAGCATGATAACAAGGCTCCATTGAAAACTCTCTTACACAAGCTGGAAAATGAGTCTCATTATTTGTAAGCTTGTATAGAAGCCATGGCTTCAAATTTCCCAAACCTTGAGCAACATATCCAAATGTAGACAAAGAAGTAGTCACCAACACATCAGATAAACTTAGTAGATACATATCAACCCAAGCCTTCATATTATGCTTATTATCattgaatttttgtttctcttcACCACTTGGTTGATAAACCTCTATTACTTCCCCGGTATCCGTTGGTTTATTCATATACATCGTCTTTAAATTCTCACCATATTCTGGATATAAAGACGCCACAAGAACAGCTTTCGTAATCGTCTTGTTTTTGTCACTTGAAGTAGACATTGAATTTTTCATATCAATTACTTTTGGAAGTAATTTGTTGTGTATAGTGCAATTTAAAACTAGATTCATAATTACCTCTTGTGGAGTTGAAATAGGATTAAACACTCTTATTTGAAGGCCTATTTTCTCATCTGCTTTAGCCAAGTGTGCTTGATAGAAATTTGTGATTAGTCTCCACGCCGAATTCGAAGGATGGAAAAGGTATCGTCCCAGATGGTGAAAAGCCATGTCTTTTTCGACGAACATTGCTTCAACTTCCTTGTTGAAAAAAGGTGTCATGAAAAGAGAAGGTATAAAATATTGATCTGATTGCAAAATCAACAAAGGAACTTTGATGAGAAGAGCTTGACTATCATCACAGTGAAAGAATTTCTCATGAAAATTTGCTTGGTATTGTAGATTGAGAAATAGTGATGATGGAAAATCcacttttgaatttttgttaGCTTTTTCCTTCTCTATCACACTTTGATATGTTTCAACATGATCTTGATTCCAAAAAGGAGATTTTTCTGGTAACAACCAAGTCAAATTTAGAAATGGTTCACAAAATAGACCTTGTTTGTCTTTCCTGAATCGTACGAGCATCGTGCGGTTTGTGAGAAGAGCATAAAGAAATGTTGCAGCTATGCTAACCATTTGGTTCCCTAAACCATTAGCCGGGGTCCAAATAAGGTATTTGCACGTTGAAGCATCATCAACCTTAATGTTCTTAGAATGAAGAATCTTGGCCATGATTGTGTTGTAAGCTTTACCATTAGGTCCACACCTTGTATGAATTTCTTCGTAGTTGCGTAGTTTCGATATCAAATACGAAGAAGGTTTATGAGGCGAAGATTTGCGGTATAAATGGGATTGTAACCTGCTTATGCATGATGTTTCATCAAATTCAGAAGCTAAAAGTCCATCAAGAAATTTCTCTTTGTAATCATCATGGATTACAGCATGCATAGTTGAATCATTTGTTGTGGAACTTGTAATTGACTCATTCTTCAAACCTATGGTTGTAGCTGATCTTCCTTCTGTTGTTGTAGTACCATTTTCAATTTTCCCTAGCACCTTAAATTGGCCATATTCATTAAGGAAATAATAGAGTGAGTTTTGGACCataacaaaacagaacaaaaataattatttttttagaaagtttgatatatattaagaaaaataagttgaaaaaaaaattactcaaactatttaataatttttataatatgtaACAAAACCGCCTTAATGGATTTAAACAAAgtgatttttttgtcaagtgacTGTAATTTTACCCtctaaaaagtgaataaatgaaaatttgtcAAGTGACCGTAATTTGTCAAgtgaataaatgaaaatttgtcAAGTGTTCCTATACTCTGTCCATATAAAAAACGTGTTTGCTGTATATTTGACTTTGAGAGAAGAGTCTGcaaatgcatatatatagtaagGGTAAGGGTGGTCCTATAATTGAGTAACCAATTTAGCAATGCCAGCCTAGCTATGATTTGTACAATTCAAGGAAATGCAatgacaaatatttttatttggggTTGTGTGCAACCAAGTGTGTCGGTGTGCCTCATGTACAAATATTCAAATAAGATGTATATCGAAGTGTTCACCTATTAAGGGCTAGTGTGAagtaacttatttttgagcttatgcaaaacaacttatgtaaataaataagtttttatgttaattcataaactatcttgacaaacttataataatacataaaaacttatttatttgcataagttgttttgtaaaactcaaaaataagtcattcGAAACCGTCCCTAATTAGTACTACAAcatgtttaaaaatatttttaatattgtgCTATGATTGATTCACAATGACATAACAAAGctttaaaaatttcatatttcaaaCTAGTAAAATTTTCGAGTCATTGTTCGATTGGTTGAATCGTATAGTTAGGATGGTTTGATTCTTTTTACATTGTagttttattaacttttttaatacttttataaTATACggagtatatttttatttatcattctATTATAACCGAAACAAAACTAACTTGTAATTGCAAATTGGTTAGTTTTCGGTTCAATCGGTTAAACTAGTCTTTTCGATTTGGTTTTGAAAATATTGTGAGATGATTACTTACCTTTGACATGGTGTTGTTATTGTTGACAATATTGTTATAGCTTCCTTTGATGTTGTCATCTGATTCGTTATGAATTCTTCCTCCAATATTGGTTGTAACATTTGTAGAATTGTAGTGTTATTAGCATATTCACCTTCTCCAACAAGTAGCACCTTATCTTTTGTTAACCCCTCAAAGAGAGAGAAGCTTGAGTTTGAGTACATGAAGTTAACAATGAGAAAAACAGGAAGTGCTATGAAAATTACAACAAAGAATGGTGTGATGAATCTCTTGAAACTATGTACCATCATATTCTTAGTGACATGAAAGATTTCCATGGtatattgaaaagaaagaattaatgTTAATTAGAGAGGAGAGTTTAGAATTCAAGAAGTAGAGAATTCATGTGATATGACTTATGATCAAAGATATATTCTCAAGAAGCAAAAACCATGTGAACAAGAGTTTTTTTGGGTCTATTTCTTAATCATATATttttggcattttttttttcctaatttagggtctgtttggttcaaatgaAGGGAAGGAAGGAGAGAGATTTTTatgaaggggaggggaggaaaggggaggggagggaaacttttataataaaatgcatGTTTGGTTCATAAGATGGGAGGGGAGGAGAGTTAGgagattttaattaaatatatgtttggttcacaaggggaggggagatgttttattattcatttacatttttatcCCTATGatcttgtttgttttttattttgttaatatatctaTAATCTTACGACCACACATAATGCATATTCGTAAAAATACACAATTTCTCGATCATAATGAATGATAATTCATCTAATCCTATAtagtatttataaaattaaattctaCATATACAAATGtatctaataatatattaataaatataataacacACCATagagtaaaataatttagaggaATATAGAAGCAAATTAATTAtagaatatgtaaaaaaaaatataaaaggtaTTAAATTGgcctgaaaaagaaaaaaatctttGAGTAGTAGTAGCA encodes:
- the LOC123923068 gene encoding uncharacterized protein LOC123923068; the encoded protein is MRKTGASDLSFDPEIEKTARANRKKAREALLASRVEASSSVSEELNFAVMDEQEVPVDNPPPPPPPPRRTLGDYGRRDDDVLANQGFQPANPVSFDIKNTVLSALKENPCSGSESQCPNLHLSHFYEACDYMDPPGVSESDKRLRLFKHSLTGRAKDWLDTIPSGTIATWRQLERKFLDRYFPIHKFLERRAEISNFEQGDNEMLYDAWERFKVCLKRCPNHGFDSHNQMQMFTQGLRPQTRMILDASAGGSLKNRDEGEVRELVESMSQNEYRAQNDRGAKKKGDILELDTQAALLAQQKLMTSQMEAMMKLISNSKVQTPPVGKIESERCDFCLQDHPNGGCFPEGSEEARYLANFRKSYPNNNSGWGNQSQGPSQAQQKPPSRLEETLSNFAQMTQSNFEAMKASQEISNKNHEASIKNLEVQMGQLSRQFSNLQNQGGFSGNTRDNPKNETCNGITLRSRVLPDV
- the LOC123923109 gene encoding galactoside 2-alpha-L-fucosyltransferase-like gives rise to the protein MSKVLGKIENGTTTTEGRSATTIGLKNESITSSTTNDSTMHAVIHDDYKEKFLDGLLASEFDETSCISRLQSHLYRKSSPHKPSSYLISKLRNYEEIHTRCGPNGKAYNTIMAKILHSKNIKVDDASTCKYLIWTPANGLGNQMVSIAATFLYALLTNRTMLVRFRKDKQGLFCEPFLNLTWLLPEKSPFWNQDHVETYQSVIEKEKANKNSKVDFPSSLFLNLQYQANFHEKFFHCDDSQALLIKVPLLILQSDQYFIPSLFMTPFFNKEVEAMFVEKDMAFHHLGRYLFHPSNSAWRLITNFYQAHLAKADEKIGLQIRVFNPISTPQEVIMNLVLNCTIHNKLLPKVIDMKNSMSTSSDKNKTITKAVLVASLYPEYGENLKTMYMNKPTDTGEVIEVYQPSGEEKQKFNDNKHNMKAWVDMYLLSLSDVLVTTSLSTFGYVAQGLGNLKPWLLYKLTNNETHFPACVREFSMEPCYHAP